The Trueperaceae bacterium genome includes a window with the following:
- a CDS encoding DUF3084 domain-containing protein, with translation MIYLLGLGLLLASLAGVIAWAGDRLGTWAGRRRLTILGARPKRTGQVIGVLAGILIMVATLLVLALAFQNATRTLLNAQRTAQELSRLQDQERSLAGEIDRLREELGALGQELEEARATITSAEAARDAALAARDAAAAERDAIRAQSDVLRDDLAGLEEDLAATEADLGDVRAARDAALAERDAAQSEVAVARAEVVQLQDAITVLEQEGARLEEESEALRRENRDLATSNASLTDANADLAARNDRLEDLNAGLEARIVDAGERAEALQAQVDDLTQRLEAQSRRLNEVQSEVERAASGDVTFEAGELIYSGSIAAEDAAGARAALEAFVDRASESTARRGAGEVVLRADQIAILVDAITATPGADLVRLLSPRNQFSPLEVAVVVEAFEDERVMTAGTLLVTREVHLGTRELPTSQADLRTTLASLKTEALAALRRAGLDEFQLPRYPTLTEEAFAGLMLRRTGPVTIGVWVLEDVTRGGPADLEFVMLD, from the coding sequence GTGATCTACCTCCTCGGGCTCGGCCTGTTGTTGGCGTCCCTCGCCGGCGTGATCGCCTGGGCCGGCGACCGGCTCGGGACGTGGGCGGGCCGCCGCCGCCTCACGATCCTCGGGGCGCGCCCGAAGCGCACGGGGCAGGTCATCGGCGTGCTCGCCGGCATCCTCATCATGGTCGCGACGCTGCTCGTCCTCGCCCTCGCCTTCCAGAACGCCACGCGGACGCTGCTCAACGCGCAACGCACCGCGCAGGAGCTCAGTCGCCTGCAGGACCAGGAACGCAGCCTCGCGGGCGAGATCGACCGCCTCCGGGAGGAACTCGGGGCGCTCGGGCAGGAGCTCGAGGAGGCGCGCGCGACCATCACCAGCGCCGAAGCGGCGCGCGACGCGGCGCTCGCCGCGCGCGACGCCGCCGCCGCGGAACGCGACGCGATCCGCGCCCAGAGCGACGTGCTGCGCGACGACCTCGCTGGCCTCGAGGAGGACCTCGCCGCCACCGAAGCGGACCTGGGCGACGTGCGGGCGGCCCGCGACGCCGCCCTCGCCGAACGCGATGCGGCGCAGTCGGAGGTCGCCGTCGCCCGCGCGGAGGTCGTGCAGCTGCAGGACGCCATCACCGTTCTCGAGCAGGAGGGCGCGCGGCTGGAGGAGGAGAGCGAAGCGTTGCGGCGGGAGAACCGCGACCTGGCGACCTCCAACGCTTCGCTGACCGACGCCAACGCCGACCTCGCCGCCCGCAACGACCGCCTCGAGGACCTCAACGCCGGCCTCGAGGCGCGCATCGTCGATGCGGGGGAGCGGGCCGAGGCGCTGCAGGCGCAGGTGGACGACCTCACGCAGCGCCTCGAAGCGCAGTCGCGACGGCTCAACGAGGTGCAGAGCGAAGTGGAGCGCGCCGCCTCCGGCGACGTGACGTTCGAGGCGGGGGAACTGATCTACAGCGGCTCCATCGCGGCGGAGGACGCCGCCGGCGCCCGCGCGGCGTTGGAGGCGTTCGTCGACCGCGCCAGCGAAAGCACCGCCCGGCGTGGGGCGGGGGAGGTCGTCCTCCGCGCCGACCAGATCGCGATCCTCGTCGACGCCATCACCGCCACGCCCGGCGCGGACCTGGTGCGGCTGTTGTCCCCCCGCAACCAGTTCTCCCCGCTGGAGGTCGCCGTCGTCGTCGAGGCGTTCGAGGACGAACGCGTCATGACGGCCGGGACGCTGCTGGTGACGCGCGAGGTGCACCTCGGGACGCGGGAGCTGCCGACCAGCCAGGCGGACCTCCGTACGACGCTCGCGTCCCTGAAGACCGAGGCGCTCGCGGCGTTGCGGCGCGCGGGCCTCGACGAGTTCCAACTCCCGCGCTACCCGACGTTGACGGAGGAGGCGTTCGCCGGCCTGATGTTGCGGCGCACCGGCCCCGTGACGATCGGGGTGTGGGTCCTCGAGGACGTCACGCGGGGCGGGCCCGCCGACCTCGAGTTCGTGATGCTGGATTGA
- a CDS encoding hemolysin III family protein — translation MDHDPQYGAAKPLPGFGWLREPINALTHGVGALAAVAGLVVLLVMAGGDPMRTVAAAIYGASLVVLFLASTLLHALKVGASALRGLRVFDHASIFGLIAGSYTPIALVTLQQQHSALGWTLFSVVWGLAVLGIVFKVVWIGAPRWVSVGLYLGMGWLSLVALRPLVTALPGPAIGWLVAGGLAYSLGAVIYGAKRPDPFPKVFGYHELWHVFVLMGASAHYVLIARYVVGA, via the coding sequence ATGGATCACGACCCGCAGTACGGCGCCGCCAAACCGCTTCCCGGCTTCGGGTGGCTGCGCGAACCGATCAACGCCCTGACGCACGGCGTGGGGGCGTTGGCGGCCGTCGCCGGCCTGGTCGTGCTGCTGGTGATGGCCGGGGGCGACCCCATGCGGACGGTGGCCGCGGCGATCTACGGCGCGAGCCTGGTGGTGTTGTTCCTCGCCAGCACGCTGCTGCACGCCCTGAAGGTCGGGGCGTCGGCGTTGCGGGGGTTGCGGGTGTTCGATCACGCGTCGATCTTCGGGTTGATCGCCGGGAGCTACACCCCGATCGCACTCGTGACGCTGCAGCAGCAGCATTCGGCGTTGGGCTGGACGTTGTTTTCGGTCGTGTGGGGTCTGGCGGTGCTCGGCATCGTCTTCAAGGTCGTGTGGATCGGTGCGCCGCGCTGGGTGTCGGTCGGGTTGTACCTGGGGATGGGGTGGTTGTCGCTGGTCGCGCTCCGGCCGCTGGTGACGGCGCTGCCGGGGCCGGCGATCGGCTGGTTGGTGGCGGGGGGCCTGGCGTACTCGCTGGGCGCCGTCATCTACGGCGCGAAGCGTCCCGATCCGTTCCCGAAGGTGTTCGGCTACCACGAGTTGTGGCACGTCTTCGTCCTGATGGGGGCCTCGGCGCACTACGTGCTGATCGCCCGGTACGTCGTCGGGGCCTGA
- a CDS encoding sulfurtransferase codes for MPPLIDVDTLAGRLHDPTLRIIDARFALADPEAGRRAYEGAHLPGAIYLHLDDDLSGPLRDDRVGGRHPLPDPDAFAARLGAAGIGDAHEVVAYDDAGGAFAARVWWLLHWIGRGSVRVLDGGIPAWRAAGHPLTAEVPTHAAAPSTATVNPALVASRAEVRAAIADPGTWIVDARAPERYRGDVEPIDPLAGHVPGAVNRPFAENLRDDGRFRPADDLAARFAPLAEGGDAIAYCGSGVTGAHDVLAAVVAGFAMPRLYAGSWSDWTAQPDPPVATGPEGADDVAPA; via the coding sequence ATGCCGCCCCTGATCGACGTCGACACCCTCGCCGGACGCCTCCACGACCCCACGCTGCGGATCATCGACGCCCGCTTCGCGCTCGCCGATCCCGAGGCGGGCCGGCGCGCCTACGAAGGGGCGCACCTGCCCGGCGCGATCTACCTGCATCTGGACGACGACCTCTCCGGCCCGCTGCGCGACGACCGGGTCGGGGGTCGCCACCCGCTGCCCGACCCCGACGCCTTCGCGGCGCGGCTCGGGGCGGCGGGGATCGGCGACGCGCACGAGGTCGTCGCGTACGACGACGCGGGGGGCGCCTTCGCCGCCCGCGTCTGGTGGTTGCTGCACTGGATCGGTCGGGGCTCCGTCCGGGTGCTGGACGGGGGGATCCCCGCCTGGCGGGCGGCGGGGCACCCGTTGACGGCGGAGGTGCCGACCCACGCGGCGGCGCCGTCGACCGCGACGGTGAACCCTGCGCTCGTCGCGAGCCGCGCGGAGGTCCGCGCGGCGATCGCCGATCCGGGGACGTGGATCGTGGACGCCCGGGCGCCGGAACGCTACCGCGGCGACGTCGAGCCGATCGATCCGCTCGCGGGGCACGTGCCCGGCGCCGTCAACCGCCCCTTCGCGGAGAACCTGCGCGACGACGGGCGCTTCCGGCCGGCCGACGACCTGGCGGCCCGGTTCGCGCCGCTGGCGGAGGGGGGGGACGCGATCGCCTACTGCGGGTCGGGCGTCACGGGTGCGCACGACGTGCTCGCGGCGGTGGTGGCCGGGTTCGCGATGCCGCGCCTGTACGCCGGGTCGTGGAGCGACTGGACGGCGCAGCCCGACCCGCCCGTCGCGACGGGGCCGGAGGGCGCGGACGACGTCGCGCCGGCGTAG
- a CDS encoding TCR/Tet family MFS transporter — MEESRKGRRAGVAFVLVVLFLDILGIGIVIPVLPGLVADFLGGDASAAAPWYAALAAVYALMQFLFAPLVGALSDRFGRRTVILLALSLFSASYLVLALAPTLLWAFVGRTLAGVTGATITAANAYIADVSTPQTRARNFGFVGVAFGLGFILGPALGGLLGGFGLRVPFYASAGVAAIGVLYGAFVLPESLPPERRRAFAWNRIDPFRALAGLRAYPVVAGLAGAFVFFSLAQRGLETVFVLYTDYRYAWGPQENGLALALVGVMAALVQGVLVRPLVARIGERRTILVGLSVSALGYVGYALAPTGGTLLAVIAVTALGGVAGPAIQGLVAGSVRPEEQGTVQGTLTSAISATAVLAPLVSGGLFAAFSGDGALVELPGAPFLAGSAFLVAALSIVVATLRRFPHAGRRAEPDAATLD, encoded by the coding sequence ATGGAGGAGTCGCGCAAGGGACGCAGGGCGGGCGTGGCGTTCGTGCTGGTGGTGTTGTTCCTCGACATCCTCGGCATCGGCATCGTCATTCCCGTCCTGCCCGGCCTCGTCGCGGACTTCCTCGGCGGGGACGCCAGCGCCGCGGCGCCCTGGTACGCCGCCCTCGCCGCGGTGTACGCCCTGATGCAGTTCCTGTTCGCGCCGCTCGTCGGCGCGTTGTCCGACCGCTTCGGGCGCCGCACGGTGATCCTCTTGGCGCTGTCGTTGTTCAGCGCCAGCTACCTGGTGTTGGCGCTCGCCCCGACCCTCCTCTGGGCGTTCGTGGGGCGGACGCTGGCTGGCGTGACGGGCGCGACGATCACCGCGGCGAACGCCTACATCGCCGACGTCTCGACGCCGCAGACGCGCGCCCGGAACTTCGGCTTCGTGGGGGTCGCGTTCGGGCTTGGCTTCATCCTCGGGCCCGCCCTCGGCGGTCTGCTCGGGGGCTTCGGCCTCCGCGTGCCGTTCTACGCCTCCGCGGGGGTCGCGGCGATCGGGGTGCTGTACGGGGCGTTCGTGCTGCCCGAGTCGCTCCCCCCGGAGCGCCGGCGGGCGTTCGCGTGGAACCGCATCGATCCCTTCCGGGCGCTGGCGGGGTTGCGCGCCTACCCGGTCGTGGCGGGCCTGGCCGGCGCCTTCGTGTTCTTCAGCCTCGCGCAACGGGGTCTCGAGACCGTCTTCGTGCTCTACACCGATTACCGCTACGCGTGGGGGCCGCAGGAGAACGGCCTCGCGCTGGCGTTGGTCGGCGTCATGGCGGCGCTCGTGCAGGGGGTCCTGGTGCGCCCGCTGGTGGCCCGCATCGGGGAGCGCCGCACGATCCTCGTGGGTCTGTCGGTGTCCGCGCTCGGCTACGTCGGTTACGCCCTCGCGCCGACGGGGGGGACGTTGTTGGCGGTCATCGCCGTCACGGCGCTCGGGGGGGTGGCGGGCCCCGCCATCCAAGGCCTCGTGGCGGGCAGCGTCCGCCCGGAGGAGCAGGGCACGGTGCAGGGCACCCTCACGTCGGCGATCAGCGCCACGGCCGTGCTGGCGCCGCTCGTGTCCGGCGGCCTGTTCGCCGCCTTCTCCGGCGACGGGGCGCTCGTGGAGCTGCCGGGCGCCCCGTTCCTGGCGGGGTCGGCGTTCCTCGTCGCGGCCCTGTCGATCGTCGTCGCGACGTTGCGCCGCTTCCCGCACGCCGGGCGTCGGGCCGAGCCGGACGCCGCGACGCTAGACTGA
- a CDS encoding YbaN family protein — protein sequence MSPASDPTPDDAPQDAPPDAPTDPGLAHDHVVANPVVRGVLVALGWTAVALGAIGVVLPGWPTTVWLLVAAYFFARSSPRFLRWLLRHRIFGPLVRDIRAGLGLPARAKAFAISMIVLFAGSSSVLVGLAQPLIGVVIAGVGAIGIGSILRMPTRPARD from the coding sequence GTGAGTCCGGCGAGCGACCCCACCCCCGACGACGCGCCGCAGGACGCGCCCCCCGACGCACCGACCGATCCGGGCCTCGCGCACGACCACGTCGTCGCGAACCCGGTCGTGCGCGGCGTCCTCGTCGCCCTCGGGTGGACGGCGGTGGCGCTCGGCGCGATCGGCGTGGTGCTGCCCGGCTGGCCGACGACCGTCTGGCTGCTCGTCGCCGCCTACTTCTTCGCCCGCTCCAGCCCCCGGTTCCTGCGGTGGTTGTTGCGCCACCGGATCTTCGGTCCGCTGGTGCGCGACATCCGCGCGGGCTTGGGGCTGCCGGCGCGCGCGAAGGCGTTCGCGATCTCCATGATCGTGCTGTTCGCCGGGTCGAGCAGCGTCCTCGTCGGCCTCGCGCAACCGCTGATCGGGGTCGTGATCGCAGGGGTCGGCGCGATCGGGATCGGCTCCATCCTGCGGATGCCGACCCGTCCCGCCCGCGACTGA
- a CDS encoding VOC family protein — protein MHDALTPTGFVAFRPVEDLAASRDFYVRDLGLTVARDQGACLVLRVAERAYLGLCQRGYDGHDGVPPGEDRAITTLLVEDVAAAHDRLRRLGVEVDGPPRHHPTFAITHFFARDPDGHRVEIQRFDEPLP, from the coding sequence ATGCACGACGCCCTCACCCCCACCGGTTTCGTCGCCTTCCGTCCCGTCGAGGACCTCGCCGCCTCGCGCGACTTCTACGTCCGCGACCTGGGCCTCACCGTCGCTCGGGACCAGGGCGCCTGCCTCGTCCTGCGCGTCGCGGAACGCGCCTACCTGGGGTTGTGCCAACGCGGCTACGACGGGCACGACGGCGTCCCGCCGGGCGAGGACCGAGCGATCACGACCCTCCTCGTCGAGGACGTCGCCGCCGCCCACGACCGGCTTCGGCGGCTCGGGGTGGAGGTCGACGGGCCGCCCCGGCACCACCCGACGTTCGCCATCACGCACTTCTTCGCGCGCGACCCCGACGGACACCGCGTCGAGATCCAACGCTTCGACGAGCCGCTCCCCTGA
- a CDS encoding DUF2256 domain-containing protein yields MARRERGRSRTALPTKTCAHCGRPFAWRRKWARDWEAVRFCSTRCRSDAARARRGGTDG; encoded by the coding sequence ATGGCGCGACGCGAACGCGGGCGCTCCCGCACCGCCCTCCCCACGAAGACCTGCGCGCACTGCGGCCGCCCCTTCGCGTGGCGGCGCAAGTGGGCGCGCGACTGGGAGGCGGTACGCTTCTGCTCGACGCGCTGCCGCAGCGACGCCGCCCGCGCGCGGCGCGGGGGGACGGACGGGTAG
- the lptB gene encoding LPS export ABC transporter ATP-binding protein, with amino-acid sequence MEVVTPDGDGPPARDAHEAARAAGPSLRASGLVKRYGGRTVVGGVDLALDPGEIVALLGPNGAGKTTSFYMMVGFVRPDAGRIELAGRDVTRWPMHRRARAGLGYLAQEPSAFRRMSVRDNLLAILEFHERDREARFARADALLDEFGLLGLADQRADTLSGGERRRLEIARSLTIDPAFILLDEPFTGVDPKSIREIQDLVRDLRERRGLGVFLTDHSVRETVAIADRVVLMFDGTIRFDGTPEAFAADDDVRSTYLGRDFRL; translated from the coding sequence ATGGAGGTCGTGACCCCCGACGGCGACGGGCCTCCCGCCCGCGACGCGCACGAGGCGGCGCGCGCGGCCGGCCCGTCGCTCCGCGCGTCCGGCCTCGTCAAGCGCTACGGCGGCCGGACCGTGGTCGGGGGCGTCGACCTGGCGCTCGACCCCGGCGAGATCGTGGCGCTGCTCGGGCCCAACGGCGCGGGGAAGACCACCAGCTTCTACATGATGGTCGGCTTCGTGCGTCCCGACGCCGGCCGCATCGAGCTGGCGGGTCGCGACGTCACCCGCTGGCCGATGCACCGACGGGCGCGCGCGGGCCTCGGCTACCTCGCGCAGGAACCCAGCGCCTTCCGGCGCATGAGCGTCCGCGACAACCTCCTCGCCATCCTCGAGTTCCACGAGCGGGACCGCGAGGCGCGCTTTGCGCGGGCGGACGCCCTCCTCGACGAGTTCGGGCTGCTCGGTCTCGCCGACCAGCGCGCCGACACCCTGTCGGGGGGCGAACGACGCCGCCTCGAGATCGCCCGGAGCCTCACGATCGATCCCGCCTTCATCCTGCTCGACGAACCGTTCACCGGCGTCGACCCGAAATCGATCCGCGAGATTCAGGACCTCGTCCGCGACCTGCGCGAACGGCGCGGCCTCGGGGTGTTCCTCACCGACCACAGCGTCCGCGAGACCGTCGCGATCGCCGACCGCGTGGTGCTGATGTTCGACGGCACCATCCGCTTCGACGGCACGCCGGAGGCGTTCGCCGCCGACGATGACGTCCGAAGCACCTACCTCGGGCGCGACTTCCGGCTCTGA
- a CDS encoding RNA methyltransferase — translation MPTPDVESPKNPRIKALVRLRERRERARTGRTLVEGAREVRRAVEAGLAIDAVYVSEPLLGEAGRAALADLATPTPTTVAPDAFARLSLRQHPDGVAAVVEVPRRALADVALPPNALVVVAVGAEKPGNLGALVRSADAAGADAVLAVGGEGTDPWNPHVVRASMGSVFAVPTLPCDAGDAHAWLAARGLRRVATTPHARDVYWDADLRGPTALLLGAEHAGLPAAWRAAADAEVRVPMTGAADSLNLSVTGALLLFEAARQRRTP, via the coding sequence GTGCCGACCCCCGACGTCGAGAGCCCCAAGAACCCGCGCATCAAGGCGCTCGTGCGGCTCCGCGAGCGGCGCGAGCGGGCGCGGACCGGACGGACGCTGGTCGAGGGCGCCCGCGAGGTCCGGCGCGCCGTCGAGGCCGGCCTGGCCATCGACGCCGTCTACGTCTCCGAGCCGCTGCTCGGGGAGGCGGGGCGGGCCGCGCTCGCCGACCTCGCGACGCCGACCCCCACGACCGTCGCGCCCGACGCGTTCGCGCGGCTCAGCCTCCGGCAGCACCCCGACGGCGTCGCCGCGGTCGTCGAGGTGCCCCGCCGCGCGCTGGCGGACGTCGCGCTCCCCCCGAACGCGTTGGTCGTCGTCGCGGTCGGCGCGGAGAAACCCGGCAACCTCGGTGCGCTGGTCCGCAGCGCCGACGCCGCCGGTGCCGACGCCGTCCTCGCCGTCGGCGGGGAGGGCACCGACCCGTGGAACCCGCACGTCGTGCGGGCCAGCATGGGCAGCGTCTTCGCCGTCCCGACGCTGCCGTGCGACGCGGGCGACGCCCACGCGTGGCTGGCGGCGCGGGGCCTGCGGCGCGTCGCGACGACCCCGCACGCGCGGGACGTCTACTGGGACGCCGACCTGCGCGGCCCGACCGCGCTCCTGCTCGGCGCGGAACACGCCGGCCTCCCCGCCGCCTGGCGGGCGGCCGCCGACGCCGAGGTGCGCGTCCCCATGACGGGCGCCGCCGACAGCCTCAACCTCTCCGTCACCGGCGCCCTGCTGCTCTTCGAAGCGGCCCGGCAACGCCGCACCCCCTGA